AAACATAGGTACCGTCAACGATGGCATGGCGACCCTGTCCAACCCCACACCATCCTCGACAAACCGCAAGCCCTGCCGCTTAAAGTCACCGAGGCGAAATCAAGTTCGATCACGTCGATTTCTCCTACGAAGCAGGCAAACCGCTCCTCAACGGCTTTAATCTGAACATCAAACCCGGCGAAAAAGTCGGCTTGATCGGTCGCAGCGGCGCGGGTAAATCCACCACGTCAACCTGCTCCTGCGCTTTTACGAACCGCAAAGCGGCACGATTTCGATTGACGGCCAAAACGTGGACAGCGTTACCCAAGAAAGTCTGCGCGCCCAATCGGTTGGTGACGCAAGATACCTCCCTGCTGCATCGCTCCGTCCGCGACAACATTATCTACGGCCGTCCCGATCGACCGAAGCCGAAATGATTTCTGCCGCCGAACGCGCCGAGGCCACCGGTTTTATTCCTAACTTAAGCGATGCCAAAGGCCGACGTGGCTATGATGCACACGTTGGCGAACGCGGCGTGAAACTTTCCGGCGGCCAGCGCCAACGTATCGCCATCGCCCGCGTTATGCTCAAAGACGCGCCGATTCTATTGCTTGACGAAGCCACCAGCGCGCTCGACTCTGAAGTCGAAGCGCATCCAAGAAAGCTCGACAAAATGATGGAAGGCAAACCGTGATTGCCATCGCACACCGCCTCTCCACCATCGCCGCGATGGACCGCCTCATCGTCTTGGACAAGGCCGCATCATCGAAGAAGGCAGCCACACCGAGTTGCTCGAGAACAAGGCCTGTAGCCAAACTTTGGGCGCACAAAGCGGCGGCTTCTTGAGTGAGCATGTTGAGTGGGAAAATAATTAAACGCTTTGAAAGAAGATAAAGGGCCGTCTGAAAATATTTTCAGACGGCCCTTTATTAATGAAGCAAAGGGCAGGTGGATAACCGCCCTTTTTCAGTTGAAACCTTAGTTTTTTACAGACCTAGCGACCAAGCATTTTGGTGTTCGGACAAATCTTCCAAGCGGTTTCGTAATGGGCGAAGATTTCTTCGATTATTTCGTTTCGTCGTCGATGGTGCGGATCAGTTCAAATCCTCTTCCAAATCAGGTTTCTGCCCAGCAACTGCTCACGTATCCAGTCCAACAGCCCTGCCCAAAATGCTTTGCCCACTAAGATAATCGGGCGGTCGGGCGTTTTGCCGGTTTGCACCAAAGTCAGGCTTTCAACAATTCGTCCAATGTGCCGAAACCGCCGGCATGACGACATACGCCACGGCGTGTTTGACGAACATGACTTTGCGCGGAAGAAGTGTTGGAATTTAATCGACAAATCTGATACGGATTGGCTTTTTGCTCGTGGCAACACATATTCAGCCCCACGCCGGACTTGCTCCTGCAAACGCGCCTTTGTTGGCCGCTTCCATAATGCCGGACCGCCGCCGGAAATTACCGAAATCGGCATCTGACAGTTTGCGTGCCAAGCGCAATGTGAACGCGTAATCGGGATGGTTTCGGGCGTGCGCGCGCTGCCGTAAATGCTGACGGCGGCTGAATGGCGCGCAATTCTTCGCCGGCATCGACAAATTCGGAAATAATCTTCAATACATGATACGACTCGCGCGCCTGAATATCGCGGCGTGTTTCGTCGGGCAGCATGGGTTTGGGCAGTTTTTTGAGCAGGCTCACGGCTTTCCTTCGTGTTTTATGTGCAGTATTGTAACCCGAAAGAGGCGGGCCGTCTGAAAGTTGGGTTTCGGCGGCAAGTGTGCCTGCCACATTTCAAAAGCCCGTTACAATATCTGCTTTTATTTTTACAGCTTTGCCATGCTTGATATTATCCACCGCGACAGCCGCACCATCGCCGTCAACAAACCTGCCGGAATGCTGGTGCACCGAAGCTGGTTAGACAAACACGAAACCCGTTTTGCCGTGCAGACCCTGCGCGACCAAATCGGGCAGCACGTCATCCCGTCCACCGCCTCGACGCCCGACTTCCGGCGTTTTGCTGTTTGCCCTCGATACGGAAGCCACACGGTTATTGACGCAGCAGTTTGAAAACAAACCATCGAAAAAACTTATTGGGCGATTGTTCGCGTCATCTGCCTTCAGACGGCCTGATTGATTACGCCTCAAATATATGCCGACAAAATCGCCGAAGCGCAGACCGAAGCCACATTGCAGGAAGCGCAAACCACCTACCGTTGTCTGGCACAAACCGAGTTGCCGTTCCAGTCCGCCTGCGTTACCCGACCTCGCGTTATTCGTGGGCCGAACTCACGCCGTACACCGGCCGCAAACACCAACTCCGCCGCCATATGAAACACATTTTCCACCCCATCGTCGGCGATACCAACTACGGTGATTGCGCCAAAACCATGCCGTTGCCGAACATATCGCACGCAACGCCTGATGTTGCACGCGCGAAGCCTCAGTTTTCAAAGCATAGAAGACGGCAGCCGGATGACTGTACAAGCGCAACAGACAACGACTGGCGGCTTTGGATGGAAAAATTTAAAACCGAGGCCGTCTGAAAATCCAAACCGCACATTTTCAGACGGCCGGTCATGGAAAAAACAGGCAAATCCCTTACAATACGCCCCTAAAATTTTGAAAGAACACAAGAATCATGGAAGCCGAAGTAATCAACCAGCTTAACAACACCCTAAACGACTTGGAGAAGCGCAGCGAAGACATCGCGTCTATATGGACTATCAAGGCAAAAAGACCGCCTTGAAGAAGTCGTCGGCCTCTCCGAAGACCCGGAACTCTGGAACGACCCCAAACGCGCCCAAGAAATCGGCAAAGAGCGCAAAATCCTCGAAGGCATCGTGTTGACCCTCGACAACATTGCCACAGGTATCGAAGACAACCGAATGCTGATTGAAATGGCCGTCGAAGAAAACGACGAAGAAGGTTTCGCCGCCGTGCAGGAAGACGTGGCCGGTTTGGAAAAACAAATGGCCGACCTCGAGTTTAAACGAATGTTCAACCAGCCTGCCGACCCGAACAACTGCTTTATCGACATCACCGCAGGCGCGGGCGGTACCGAA
This region of Neisseria subflava genomic DNA includes:
- a CDS encoding ATP-binding cassette domain-containing protein; the protein is MDSVTQESLRAQSVGDARYLPAASLRPRQHYLRPSRSTEAEMISAAERAEATGFIPNLSDAKGRRGYDAHVGERGVKLSGGQRQRIAIARVMLKDAPILLLDEATSALDSEVEAHPRKLDKMMEGKP